From Actinomycetes bacterium:
GCGATCGCCGGGCTGTTCCGCGCACTTGCCGACCCTCACCGGGTCCGGATCGTCAACCTGCTCGCCACCAGCCCCGACCCGGTCTGCGTCTGCGAGCTCACCGGCCCGCTTGGGATCAGCCAGCCGACCGTCAGCCACCACCTCAAGAAACTCATCACCGCCGGGCTGCTGGACCGCGAGCAGCGCGGCACCTGGGCCTACTACTCCCTCAACCGTCAGGCCATGGCTCGCCTGGCCGCCGTCTCCGACCTCCAAGGAGCCACGCCATGAGCACCACCGAGCACCCCAACGACCAGGCCGAGCTTCGCGAGCAGGTCCGTGCCCGCTACGCCGAGATGGCCACCCGGGTCACCACCGGCACCGTCGGCACCGCCGGCACCGCCGGCACCGCCGGCACCGCGAGCACCGCCAGCACCGCCAGCACCGCCGGCTGCGGCTGCGGCAGCGGCCAGCCCGCCGGCTGCTGTGGCCCCGGCGCCGAGGAGCCCGGCATCGGCGCCGAGCTCTACACCGTCGACGAGCGCGACACCCTGCCCGGCCCG
This genomic window contains:
- a CDS encoding metalloregulator ArsR/SmtB family transcription factor, coding for MTTPAATGPTPVDTGACCTPLGAPTLSDEEAAAIAGLFRALADPHRVRIVNLLATSPDPVCVCELTGPLGISQPTVSHHLKKLITAGLLDREQRGTWAYYSLNRQAMARLAAVSDLQGATP